In one Solanum lycopersicum chromosome 11, SLM_r2.1 genomic region, the following are encoded:
- the LOC101263569 gene encoding uncharacterized protein, which yields MDLNEAVKQILNGLNELDEFLQKAYESSVIHKNKMKKYHDKKIEKRKFAIRDFVVLLSSRLRLFWGKLKSKYVRPFMITKVFPRRAVELENKGGARFTVNGQRIKIYLGHEESVHDVVESYRLDYF from the coding sequence ATGGATTTAAATGAGGCAGTGAAACAGATacttaatgggttgaatgagctcGATGAGTTTCTCCAAAaagcatatgaaagttcagTCATCCACAAAaataagatgaagaagtaccatgacaaaAAGATTGAGAAGCGAAAATTTGCAATTAGAGACTTCGTTGTTCTATTAAGCTCTAGATTGCGCTTGTTTTGgggaaaactcaagtccaaatacGTTAGGCCATTCATGATCACTAAAGTGTTCCCACGTAgagcggttgagttggagaataaGGGGGGTGCAAGGTTCACAGTAAATGGGCAAAGAATCAAGATCTACTTAGGGCATGAGGAGAGTGTCCATGATGTGGTTGAATCATATCGCCTTGATTATTTTTGA